The Enterobacter mori genomic interval CTGATCGGTTCCCAGATTTACCTGTTCTTTATAACCGTACCAGATCCGCTCGGTCCCCACTTTTTTACCGCTGTGCAGGATCTGCACCGTATCAAAGTTCTGTTGTCCCCAGTGGAGCAGCTTGCGCGCCTGATCTTCACGCCCCTTCGGGCTGTCTGCGCCCATTACCACGGCGATCAAACGACGTTGACCGTCCACCGCGGAGGCAATCAGGTTAAAGCCCGCGCCGGAGGTATGCCCCGTTTTCAGACCGTCCACGTTCATGGTTTTATCCCACAACAAGCCGTTGCGGTTCTGCTGGGTGATCCCGTTCCAGGTCAGGCTTTTCTCGCTGTACATATGATAAAACTCTGGCTCACCGTGAATGATCGCGCGGGAGAGAACGGCCAGATCGTAAGCGGAGCTGTGCTGCCCAGGCGCATCCAGTCCGTGAACGGTTTCGAAATGGGTGTCGCGCAGGTTCAGCTTTTGCACATAGTCATTCATCATATTCACGAACTGCGGCTGACCGCCCGCGACGTGATCGGCCAGCGCCACGCAGGCATCGTTACCGGAGTCGACAATCAGGCCCCGGCTGAGATCGCGGACGGAAACGCGATCGCCCTCTTTCAGAAACATCAGAGACGATCCGTCAAAGACCGGGTTACCTTTTGCCCACGCGTCGCGCCCAACCGTGACGATGTCATCCGGGCTGATGCGATGGCTGTCGATAGCACGATCGACGACGTAGCCCGTCATCAGCTTGGTCAGGCTTGCCGGATTACGCTGTTGATGTTCATTGCCCGCCGTTAATATCTGACCAGTAGTGTAATCCATCAGCACCCAGGACCCCGCCTGGATGGCAGGGGGTTGCGGGGAGAAATCCAGCGGATCGGCAGCCAGCGCAGATGTGATACTCGAAGCAAGTAAAGAAACAGCAATAAACAGACGGCGTTTCAACGGTATATCCTCAGGTCATTAAAAATCGATGACCTTTTTACGGGAGTTCTGCTGTTGTTACCTGCCTTAATTGCAAAAAAATGTGACAGAGTGCATGTTTTTCTCTGACGCTATCTCGCAAATTTCACGCATGACCGCGCTTTTTATTCGGACTGCTTAGCGCGATCGTTTACCATAGCGTCGTGAATTTTTTACAGGATGATATTACTGGTGTCTGATT includes:
- the dacD gene encoding serine-type D-Ala-D-Ala carboxypeptidase DacD codes for the protein MPLKRRLFIAVSLLASSITSALAADPLDFSPQPPAIQAGSWVLMDYTTGQILTAGNEHQQRNPASLTKLMTGYVVDRAIDSHRISPDDIVTVGRDAWAKGNPVFDGSSLMFLKEGDRVSVRDLSRGLIVDSGNDACVALADHVAGGQPQFVNMMNDYVQKLNLRDTHFETVHGLDAPGQHSSAYDLAVLSRAIIHGEPEFYHMYSEKSLTWNGITQQNRNGLLWDKTMNVDGLKTGHTSGAGFNLIASAVDGQRRLIAVVMGADSPKGREDQARKLLHWGQQNFDTVQILHSGKKVGTERIWYGYKEQVNLGTDQDFWLTLPKAEVPNIKAKYVLDTKELEAPIAAHQRVGEIQLYDRDKLVAHWPLVTLERVDKGGIFSRLSDYLHHNI